One genomic region from Fictibacillus marinisediminis encodes:
- a CDS encoding amino acid permease gives MITNQNDQGLKRGMKARHLFMISLGGVIGTGFFLGSGMTIHDAGPAGAVISYLVGGFIMYLTMLCLGELSVAMPVSGSFQTYTTKFIGPGTGFAVGWLYWLGWAVTVALEFFSASALMQRWFPHSELWMWSLIFAGVLFALNALSAKAFGETEFWFASIKVLAIILFIILGGAAIFGLIDMKGASSSPGFTNFVSAGWFPNGFSALFVTMIAVNFSFQGTELIGIASGESENPEKTIPRSIRQTVWRTLFFFVLAIGVLAALMPMAKAGKVESPFVVVFDSIGIPYAADIMNFVILTALLSVANSGLYAATRMLYSLSKEGMASPALGRVNKRGIPMNALYITIGVALLSLLSAFKAEKTVFEWLLSLAGLGAQVGWIAITASQFAFRRKFIRDGGKVEDLKFKVPLFPILPLFATTLNLGVLISMAFDPAQRLALYLGVPFFIGCYLYYYLVIKKREKTAALQRKAI, from the coding sequence ATGATTACGAATCAAAATGATCAAGGGCTCAAGCGAGGCATGAAAGCACGGCATTTATTTATGATCTCCCTGGGTGGTGTAATCGGAACCGGATTCTTTCTCGGTTCGGGGATGACCATTCATGATGCCGGCCCGGCAGGCGCGGTGATTTCTTATCTCGTTGGCGGATTTATCATGTATTTGACGATGCTCTGTCTTGGTGAGCTTTCAGTTGCTATGCCTGTATCCGGTTCTTTCCAAACATATACGACTAAATTTATAGGGCCTGGAACAGGTTTTGCCGTCGGATGGCTCTACTGGCTAGGATGGGCGGTTACCGTAGCTCTTGAATTTTTCTCAGCTTCTGCTTTGATGCAGAGATGGTTTCCTCATTCAGAACTTTGGATGTGGAGCTTAATTTTTGCGGGTGTATTATTTGCTTTGAACGCACTATCTGCGAAGGCTTTCGGAGAAACAGAATTTTGGTTTGCGAGCATAAAGGTTCTTGCCATTATTTTATTTATTATCCTTGGCGGTGCGGCGATTTTTGGCCTGATCGATATGAAAGGCGCCAGCTCGTCTCCAGGTTTCACAAATTTTGTTTCAGCGGGATGGTTTCCGAATGGATTCAGTGCTCTGTTTGTCACCATGATTGCTGTTAACTTCTCTTTCCAGGGAACCGAGCTGATTGGAATAGCATCTGGAGAAAGTGAAAATCCTGAAAAAACCATTCCACGTTCCATTCGTCAAACGGTTTGGAGAACACTTTTCTTTTTTGTTCTTGCGATTGGTGTGCTTGCCGCATTAATGCCAATGGCTAAAGCAGGAAAAGTGGAAAGCCCGTTTGTCGTCGTCTTTGACAGCATCGGAATACCGTATGCTGCGGATATTATGAACTTCGTTATCTTAACCGCGCTGTTGTCTGTTGCCAACTCAGGTTTGTATGCGGCAACTCGTATGCTCTACTCGCTTTCAAAAGAAGGAATGGCCAGTCCAGCTCTGGGAAGAGTAAACAAACGCGGTATTCCGATGAACGCGCTGTATATCACAATTGGCGTTGCCTTGCTTTCCTTATTGTCTGCATTTAAAGCGGAAAAAACGGTGTTCGAATGGCTTCTGTCATTGGCAGGTTTGGGTGCGCAAGTGGGCTGGATTGCCATTACCGCTTCACAGTTCGCCTTTAGAAGAAAGTTCATCCGTGATGGAGGAAAGGTAGAGGATTTGAAGTTTAAAGTCCCATTGTTTCCGATCCTTCCGCTTTTCGCCACTACGCTGAACCTTGGTGTTTTGATCAGTATGGCCTTTGATCCTGCACAGCGTCTCGCTCTTTATTTAGGTGTCCCTTTCTTTATTGGCTGTTACCTGTACTATTACTTGGTCATTAAGAAAAGAGAAAAAACAGCCGCTCTGCAGCGTAAAGCTATATAA
- the metH gene encoding methionine synthase — protein sequence MSNQTLEQQLKNKILIMDGAMGTILQQANLTAEDFGGEDLDGCNENLNFTRPDVILDVHLQYLEAGADIVETNTFGATDIVLDEYGLGYKAYETNKIAAEIAREAADKVSTPNWPRFVAGSMGPTTKTLSVTGGATFEGLTSSYEEQVKGLLDGGVDLLLLETSQDMLNVKAGFIGIKRAFKSAGKEVPLMVSGTIEPMGTTLAGQSIEAFYISLEHMKPLAVGLNCATGPEFMTDHIRSLSALSLSAVSCYPNAGLPDEDGNYHETPETLAKKISAFAAEGWLNIAGGCCGTTPDHIRAIAEALKPLKPRTVPESHSHAVSGIEPLIYDDPSMRPLMVGERTNVIGSRKFKRLIAEGKFEEAAEIARAQVKKGAHVIDICLADPDREELQDMENFIKEAVKKVKVPLVIDSTDDEVLEIALKYSQGKAIINSINLEDGEERFGKVAPIISRYGAAVVVGTIDEKGMGVTTGRKLEIAKRSYDLLVNKYGISPSDIIFDPLVFPVGTGDEQYIGSANATVESLRKLKETLPECQTILGISNVSFGLPPVGREILNAVYLYACTQAGLDYAIVNTEKLERYASIPEKEVEMAKALLFETNDENLASFTEFYRGKKKEAKTPVLELPLAERLAFYVVEGTKEGLIPDLDLALAQYDAPLEIINGPLMSGMEEVGRLFNDNQLIVAEVLQSAEVMKAAVAHLEPHMESSGAVSTKGKVVLATVKGDVHDIGKNLVDIILGNNGFEVVDLGIKVTPQELIQAIQREKPDVVGLSGLLVKSAQQMVLTASDLRESGISVPILVGGAALTRKFTENRIAQEYQGTVLYAKDAMDGLSLANKLQKGEVFQKPVAKAPAAPASEATPSGGGTGTAVAEAVKVRPSVNQSLKVFVPKDTERHVFKSFPLSSVVPYINLQMLLGHHLGVKGKVSRLLAEKDERALEIKGIVDELLRESQEKKLIDPAALYQFFPSQSDGQKLYIYDPNDTSRIIETFEFPRQTREPNLCLADYAKPVDSGEMDYVGFFAVTAGSGIRERAQQLKAEGRFLESFALQSLALETAEGLAELIHRQMRDKWGFPDPVTLSMQDRFSARYQGQRFSFGYPACPDLEDQSKLFKLLQPEEIGIQLTEGFMMEPEASVTALVFSHPEARYFNVLV from the coding sequence ATGTCTAATCAAACCCTTGAACAACAGCTTAAGAATAAAATACTGATCATGGACGGGGCAATGGGCACCATCCTCCAGCAAGCCAATCTGACTGCCGAAGACTTTGGCGGCGAAGACCTGGATGGCTGCAATGAAAACCTGAACTTTACCCGTCCTGATGTAATTCTGGATGTCCATTTGCAATATTTAGAGGCAGGTGCTGATATCGTTGAAACCAATACGTTCGGGGCCACTGATATTGTGCTCGACGAATACGGCCTCGGCTATAAAGCATATGAAACGAACAAAATAGCAGCAGAGATCGCGCGGGAAGCGGCCGATAAGGTCTCCACCCCTAATTGGCCCCGCTTCGTTGCCGGATCAATGGGACCAACAACAAAAACGTTGAGCGTTACAGGAGGCGCAACATTTGAAGGGCTGACCTCTTCCTATGAAGAACAGGTAAAAGGCCTTCTGGACGGCGGGGTTGATTTGCTTCTCCTCGAGACCAGCCAGGATATGCTCAATGTTAAAGCAGGTTTTATCGGCATTAAACGGGCGTTTAAATCAGCCGGAAAGGAAGTCCCGCTCATGGTGTCAGGCACGATTGAGCCGATGGGTACGACACTGGCCGGCCAATCGATTGAAGCCTTTTACATCTCGCTTGAGCACATGAAACCTTTGGCTGTAGGGCTCAACTGTGCAACGGGGCCGGAATTTATGACCGACCATATCCGCTCCTTATCCGCACTGTCTCTTTCAGCGGTAAGCTGTTATCCGAATGCCGGCCTTCCGGATGAAGACGGGAACTATCATGAAACACCAGAAACTCTCGCAAAGAAAATCAGCGCCTTTGCCGCAGAAGGCTGGCTCAACATCGCCGGCGGCTGCTGCGGCACGACACCAGACCATATAAGGGCCATCGCAGAAGCGCTAAAACCGCTGAAGCCGCGTACTGTCCCTGAAAGCCATTCCCATGCCGTGTCAGGGATTGAGCCGCTGATCTATGATGATCCATCCATGCGCCCTTTGATGGTCGGCGAACGTACCAATGTTATCGGTTCACGAAAATTTAAGCGGCTGATCGCCGAAGGCAAGTTTGAAGAAGCGGCAGAGATCGCCCGCGCGCAAGTAAAGAAAGGTGCGCATGTCATAGATATCTGCCTTGCGGATCCTGATCGTGAAGAGCTTCAGGATATGGAGAATTTTATTAAGGAAGCTGTAAAAAAAGTGAAAGTGCCTCTTGTTATTGATTCAACGGACGACGAGGTGCTGGAGATAGCCCTGAAATACTCGCAGGGAAAAGCCATTATCAACTCTATTAACCTAGAGGACGGCGAGGAGCGGTTTGGGAAAGTTGCCCCTATCATCTCCCGTTACGGAGCAGCCGTTGTTGTCGGTACGATCGATGAAAAAGGCATGGGGGTCACAACAGGCCGAAAGCTCGAGATCGCTAAACGATCCTACGATCTGCTAGTGAACAAATACGGAATCTCTCCGAGCGATATTATTTTTGATCCTCTCGTCTTCCCTGTCGGAACAGGAGATGAACAATACATCGGTTCTGCCAATGCGACAGTGGAAAGTTTGAGAAAGCTGAAAGAAACACTTCCTGAATGCCAGACGATCCTTGGCATCAGTAACGTATCGTTCGGTCTCCCGCCGGTCGGCCGGGAAATCTTAAACGCGGTATATCTTTATGCCTGTACACAGGCTGGGCTCGACTACGCGATCGTCAACACTGAAAAGCTGGAACGCTATGCTTCTATCCCAGAAAAGGAAGTAGAGATGGCAAAAGCCTTGCTGTTTGAGACGAACGACGAGAACCTGGCATCCTTTACAGAGTTCTACCGAGGGAAGAAAAAGGAGGCAAAAACTCCTGTCTTGGAACTGCCTCTTGCTGAGCGCCTCGCCTTTTACGTGGTCGAAGGAACGAAAGAAGGACTCATTCCGGATCTTGACCTTGCTCTGGCACAGTATGATGCGCCTTTGGAAATTATAAATGGACCTCTTATGTCCGGGATGGAAGAAGTCGGCCGGCTCTTTAACGATAACCAGCTCATCGTAGCTGAAGTCCTGCAGAGCGCTGAAGTGATGAAGGCTGCCGTCGCCCACCTTGAGCCCCATATGGAGAGCAGCGGTGCGGTCAGCACGAAAGGTAAGGTCGTTTTGGCCACGGTTAAAGGCGACGTCCATGATATCGGCAAAAACCTTGTAGATATTATCCTTGGCAATAATGGATTTGAAGTGGTGGATCTCGGAATTAAAGTTACGCCGCAAGAACTGATTCAGGCCATTCAGAGGGAGAAGCCCGATGTGGTCGGCCTTTCAGGATTGCTTGTAAAATCAGCTCAGCAAATGGTGCTTACTGCTTCCGACCTGAGAGAGTCGGGTATTTCCGTCCCGATTCTTGTAGGAGGCGCCGCCTTGACCCGCAAGTTTACAGAAAACCGGATTGCTCAGGAATATCAGGGGACTGTGCTTTACGCCAAGGATGCGATGGACGGATTGAGCCTTGCAAACAAGCTTCAAAAAGGAGAAGTTTTTCAAAAGCCTGTGGCGAAAGCACCTGCCGCACCTGCTTCAGAAGCCACGCCGTCCGGAGGAGGTACCGGCACCGCTGTTGCTGAGGCCGTCAAAGTCCGGCCTTCCGTTAATCAGAGTTTAAAAGTATTTGTTCCAAAAGATACGGAACGCCATGTGTTTAAGTCTTTCCCGCTCTCTTCTGTAGTTCCGTACATTAATCTGCAGATGCTGCTCGGACACCATTTAGGAGTGAAAGGAAAGGTTTCACGGCTGCTCGCCGAGAAAGATGAACGAGCACTGGAAATAAAAGGAATAGTTGATGAACTGCTTCGGGAGAGCCAGGAGAAAAAACTGATCGATCCAGCAGCACTGTATCAGTTTTTCCCTTCACAGTCGGATGGGCAGAAACTTTATATTTATGATCCAAACGATACATCCCGTATCATTGAGACGTTTGAGTTTCCACGCCAGACAAGAGAACCGAACCTCTGCTTGGCAGACTACGCCAAGCCCGTCGACAGCGGCGAAATGGATTATGTCGGGTTCTTTGCGGTAACAGCTGGAAGCGGCATCCGCGAACGAGCACAGCAGCTTAAAGCCGAAGGCCGTTTTCTGGAAAGCTTTGCGCTTCAATCGCTTGCTCTTGAAACTGCGGAAGGATTGGCTGAACTTATTCACCGCCAGATGAGGGATAAATGGGGGTTCCCTGACCCTGTTACCCTTTCCATGCAGGATCGTTTTTCTGCGAGATACCAAGGCCAGCGCTTCTCGTTCGGTTATCCAGCCTGCCCGGATCTTGAAGATCAATCAAAGCTGTTCAAACTTCTTCAGCCTGAAGAAATCGGCATTCAGCTGACAGAAGGATTCATGATGGAGCCCGAAGCCTCCGTCACAGCTCTAGTTTTCTCCCACCCTGAAGCCCGCTATTTCAATGTGCTGGTTTAA
- a CDS encoding YfhD family protein, translating to MGRGNSHKQPARDKNKAKLPQVPKNEIVHDNQEVELAKELTSHYELKSPPGFDPTEVVRKDEKKK from the coding sequence ATGGGCAGAGGCAACAGCCATAAACAGCCGGCACGTGATAAAAACAAAGCCAAACTTCCTCAAGTTCCGAAAAATGAAATCGTGCACGACAATCAGGAAGTGGAACTGGCAAAAGAACTGACTTCACACTATGAATTGAAATCACCTCCTGGCTTTGATCCGACAGAAGTGGTGCGTAAGGATGAAAAAAAGAAATAG
- a CDS encoding serine hydrolase, with product MKLNELNNRVNDIISGQNGDYAYWIETEDGHIEYQADEVFPAASLIKIPILIEAFRQTEAGQIDLASRISLKQEVRVGGAGVLQLFSDESAVTVADILTLMITVSDNMAANIMIEKTGMVRINALLAELGCSQTLLQRKLMDFEAVKEGKNNYTSARDVILQLKEIDRGGRLKAKSKQAIMNILQNQQFRYKLPAYMDEEKITIANKTGELEGVEHDAGIFTFKREKLFAVVLTKSLPSEEEGRQALALIGKVLNDYMLSYQKN from the coding sequence ATGAAGTTAAATGAACTGAATAACAGGGTAAATGACATTATTAGCGGCCAAAATGGAGATTATGCTTACTGGATTGAAACGGAGGATGGCCACATTGAGTATCAGGCAGATGAGGTATTCCCAGCCGCAAGCCTTATCAAGATACCAATTTTAATTGAAGCCTTTCGGCAGACAGAAGCAGGTCAAATCGATCTCGCTTCCCGTATTTCATTAAAACAGGAGGTAAGGGTTGGCGGTGCCGGGGTTCTCCAGCTTTTTTCTGATGAATCAGCTGTTACTGTAGCAGATATACTCACGTTAATGATCACTGTTTCTGATAACATGGCAGCCAACATTATGATTGAAAAAACAGGCATGGTGAGAATTAATGCTCTGCTGGCTGAATTGGGCTGCAGCCAGACATTGCTCCAGCGCAAGCTGATGGATTTCGAAGCTGTTAAGGAAGGAAAGAACAACTATACTTCAGCAAGAGATGTTATTCTTCAGCTGAAGGAGATTGACAGGGGAGGCAGGTTAAAGGCCAAGAGCAAACAAGCGATCATGAACATTCTTCAAAATCAGCAGTTTCGCTATAAGCTTCCCGCCTATATGGATGAAGAAAAGATAACCATCGCGAATAAAACTGGAGAATTGGAGGGAGTAGAGCACGACGCAGGCATTTTCACATTTAAGAGAGAAAAGCTGTTTGCAGTGGTTCTAACGAAAAGTTTACCGAGTGAAGAAGAAGGAAGACAAGCCCTGGCGCTAATTGGGAAAGTACTGAATGACTATATGCTAAGTTATCAAAAAAATTAG
- a CDS encoding PTS sugar transporter subunit IIA, giving the protein MLKKLFGKKENEAPTEEIIVSPLNGEIIGLEDVPDPVFSEKMMGDGIAILPEDGELLSPVDGEILQVFPTRHAVGIKTKSGMEILIHIGLETVMMKGEGFTSLVKEGDRVRTGQPLISFNVDLVKEKAKSTVTPVIITNGDKAGAIEKFQSEHAQAGTTKIMQISDIK; this is encoded by the coding sequence ATGCTGAAAAAATTATTTGGTAAAAAAGAAAATGAAGCGCCTACAGAAGAAATCATTGTTTCACCATTAAATGGGGAGATCATAGGCCTAGAAGATGTGCCGGATCCTGTTTTCTCTGAAAAAATGATGGGCGACGGCATCGCGATTTTGCCGGAAGACGGTGAACTGTTGTCTCCCGTTGATGGTGAAATCCTTCAGGTGTTCCCGACCAGGCATGCTGTCGGCATTAAAACAAAATCAGGAATGGAGATTCTTATTCATATCGGTCTTGAAACAGTCATGATGAAAGGGGAAGGCTTCACGTCTCTTGTTAAAGAAGGAGACCGTGTAAGAACCGGACAGCCGCTGATCTCGTTTAATGTAGATCTCGTCAAGGAAAAAGCAAAAAGCACGGTAACTCCTGTCATCATTACGAATGGTGATAAGGCAGGGGCGATTGAGAAATTCCAAAGCGAACATGCCCAAGCCGGCACCACTAAGATTATGCAAATCAGTGACATTAAATAA
- a CDS encoding spore germination protein gives MRFSFRIGKIITNGVTQNGNIDIGSTVQNSHTANTKSVGAVVAFGDCSDACAYMINFNEDNDENDMGQSEGQDDQQK, from the coding sequence TTGCGTTTTTCTTTCAGAATAGGAAAAATCATCACAAATGGTGTGACTCAAAATGGAAACATCGATATTGGAAGTACCGTCCAGAACAGCCATACAGCCAATACCAAATCGGTAGGGGCGGTTGTGGCGTTCGGTGACTGCTCAGATGCCTGTGCGTATATGATCAACTTCAACGAAGACAACGACGAAAATGATATGGGTCAAAGCGAAGGACAGGACGATCAGCAGAAATAA
- a CDS encoding YojF family protein, which produces MQPITPETVQNEIDQFLNRDVYLHLETTNGAYASHFNQSFFSVGAYIRNAKINFERGVITGEKSPYRAGLKINIGWVYAEGLTHWEVNEDGQLLLAGHDAEGKLAVALQLSPHPFE; this is translated from the coding sequence TTGCAGCCGATTACACCAGAAACGGTTCAAAATGAGATTGATCAATTCTTGAACCGGGACGTTTATTTGCATTTGGAAACAACAAATGGAGCATACGCCTCTCATTTTAATCAGTCTTTTTTTTCAGTGGGCGCTTATATACGCAACGCGAAAATAAATTTTGAGCGCGGAGTGATTACGGGAGAAAAATCTCCTTATCGTGCAGGATTAAAAATTAACATCGGGTGGGTTTACGCTGAGGGTTTGACGCATTGGGAAGTCAACGAAGACGGACAGCTCCTGCTTGCAGGGCACGATGCAGAAGGTAAATTAGCCGTCGCTCTTCAGCTCAGCCCTCATCCGTTTGAATAG
- the pdxK gene encoding pyridoxine/pyridoxal/pyridoxamine kinase, with product MSKFKALTIAGSDTSGGAGIQADLKTFQELGVYGMTAINVVVAQDPHRDWYHEVFLLPLDLFKAQLETVLAGIRVDAVKTGMLASVDVIKATAEAIDKYDIKNVVVDPVMVCKGAEPLQPELADTLQNVLVPKATVVTPNLFEAAQLSGMAPITTVDQMKEAAQKIQSAGAKYVIVKGGGKLAHEKAVDVLFDGDNFDILESERIDTTYTHGAGCTYSSAVAAELAKGKSVKEAIAVAKDFITEAIRNSFPLNQYVGPTDHSAYRNSKIK from the coding sequence ATGAGTAAGTTTAAAGCATTAACCATTGCCGGTTCTGACACAAGCGGCGGAGCTGGTATTCAGGCGGATTTAAAGACATTCCAGGAGCTCGGAGTTTACGGCATGACAGCCATCAATGTCGTTGTGGCCCAGGATCCTCACAGAGACTGGTACCATGAAGTATTTTTACTTCCTCTTGATTTATTCAAAGCACAGCTTGAAACCGTTCTGGCAGGAATCCGAGTGGATGCTGTAAAAACCGGTATGCTTGCTTCTGTTGATGTTATTAAGGCCACTGCGGAAGCCATTGATAAATATGATATAAAAAATGTAGTCGTTGACCCAGTAATGGTATGTAAAGGTGCAGAACCGCTTCAGCCGGAACTCGCAGACACGCTTCAGAATGTTCTTGTACCGAAGGCCACCGTCGTCACGCCGAACCTTTTTGAAGCTGCCCAGCTTAGTGGAATGGCTCCGATTACAACTGTTGATCAAATGAAAGAAGCCGCTCAAAAGATCCAGTCTGCCGGCGCTAAATATGTCATTGTTAAAGGCGGCGGCAAGCTTGCTCACGAAAAAGCAGTCGACGTTTTGTTTGATGGTGATAATTTCGATATTCTTGAATCTGAACGAATCGATACGACCTATACTCATGGAGCAGGCTGTACGTATTCTTCTGCAGTCGCTGCAGAATTAGCCAAGGGGAAATCAGTAAAAGAAGCGATCGCCGTTGCAAAAGACTTTATTACAGAAGCAATCCGCAACTCGTTCCCGCTGAATCAATATGTCGGGCCGACCGACCACAGTGCATACCGCAACTCCAAAATTAAATAA
- the bshB2 gene encoding bacillithiol biosynthesis deacetylase BshB2, with protein MSHEHVLVIFPHPDDEAFGVSGTIAMNTKKGVPVTYVCLTLGEMGRNMGNPPFATRESLPKIRKKELEQAANVLNIDDLRMWGLRDKTVEFEDPKTLAARIGNVIDELKPSLIITFYPGYSVHPDHEATGAAVIRAVEQLPEDQRPAVHCVAFSNDCYEMLGEPDVINDVSSVSDQKLEAIKAHRSQTEWIIAAMAEENKDKVPEVLKRINREQFWTYKF; from the coding sequence ATGTCACACGAACATGTTTTAGTCATTTTTCCACATCCTGATGATGAAGCTTTCGGCGTCTCAGGCACCATTGCGATGAATACAAAAAAGGGAGTCCCAGTCACCTATGTCTGCCTGACTCTTGGCGAGATGGGGCGAAATATGGGGAATCCACCGTTTGCCACCAGAGAATCCTTGCCAAAGATCAGAAAAAAAGAGCTGGAACAAGCCGCTAATGTCTTGAACATCGACGATTTAAGAATGTGGGGGCTGCGGGATAAAACGGTTGAGTTTGAAGATCCGAAAACGTTGGCCGCACGAATCGGAAACGTGATCGATGAACTGAAGCCTTCACTCATCATTACGTTTTATCCCGGATATAGCGTCCATCCTGACCATGAAGCTACCGGGGCCGCTGTCATCCGAGCGGTTGAACAGCTTCCTGAAGATCAGCGGCCGGCCGTTCATTGTGTCGCATTCTCGAATGATTGCTATGAAATGCTCGGTGAGCCCGATGTGATCAATGACGTGAGTTCCGTCTCCGATCAAAAGCTTGAAGCGATTAAAGCCCATCGTTCCCAAACCGAATGGATCATTGCCGCCATGGCGGAAGAAAACAAAGACAAAGTTCCAGAAGTGTTAAAACGCATCAATAGAGAACAGTTTTGGACCTATAAATTCTAA
- the nhaC gene encoding Na+/H+ antiporter NhaC has product MNSKIKPSGVILLFLLIVATMFTSLVVLKVEPHIPLFFCVILTGIFAVFWGADWKTIEKGLISGVVSGIQPLLLLIMISFVIASWMMSGAVPTLLFYGMNIIQPEWFALSALFITILVSTFTGSSFTTASTVGVALMGIAHVLNVNPGLAAGAIVCGACFGDKMSPLSDSTNLASGTVGVNLFEHIRHMMWTTVPALIITAVIFFFAGHQPSGTSIAQLAEMKKTLGEHFTITPFTLISPLIVMVMAFRKMPIIPTLLTGVVTAALTTLILNPDFPIAHMINALENGLNMKTGSDAVDAIVNKGGLIPMMWSVSLIIIALSLGGLLQELGIIDIMIRSFENSLKKTGHLIAATAASGLGVNLLTGEMYLSIILPGQAFKKHFEKNGVPLINLTRTMEDAGTLINPLVPWSVSGAFFAATLGVSALDYIPFAFLLYLSPLFTLFYGYTGIGLAKKKDDAKTLSKAS; this is encoded by the coding sequence ATGAACAGTAAAATCAAACCTTCAGGAGTCATCCTGTTATTTTTATTAATTGTAGCAACAATGTTTACAAGCCTTGTTGTTCTTAAGGTAGAACCCCATATACCGTTGTTTTTCTGTGTTATACTTACCGGTATTTTTGCCGTGTTCTGGGGAGCAGATTGGAAAACGATTGAGAAGGGGCTCATCTCAGGAGTAGTAAGCGGTATACAGCCCCTGCTGCTGTTGATTATGATCAGCTTTGTTATCGCAAGCTGGATGATGAGCGGAGCCGTTCCAACGCTTTTATTTTACGGCATGAATATCATTCAGCCCGAATGGTTCGCGCTGAGTGCTTTGTTTATTACCATATTGGTATCAACGTTTACGGGCAGCAGTTTTACGACCGCTAGTACGGTAGGAGTAGCTCTCATGGGAATCGCGCATGTGCTGAACGTGAATCCTGGCTTAGCCGCCGGAGCAATCGTGTGTGGTGCGTGTTTTGGAGATAAGATGTCACCGCTGTCTGATTCCACTAATCTGGCTTCGGGTACGGTAGGTGTCAATTTATTTGAACACATTCGCCATATGATGTGGACCACTGTACCTGCTCTAATCATTACGGCAGTCATCTTTTTCTTTGCCGGCCATCAGCCGTCAGGAACGTCAATTGCACAGTTGGCTGAAATGAAAAAGACGTTGGGTGAACACTTTACCATTACACCGTTCACGCTTATTTCACCGTTAATCGTAATGGTGATGGCTTTCCGAAAGATGCCGATCATTCCAACGCTGCTTACAGGAGTGGTGACGGCTGCCCTCACGACCCTCATCCTCAATCCGGACTTTCCGATCGCTCATATGATCAATGCGCTGGAAAATGGATTGAATATGAAGACAGGAAGCGATGCGGTTGATGCGATTGTGAACAAGGGCGGTCTTATCCCGATGATGTGGTCGGTTTCACTGATTATCATCGCCCTGTCACTAGGCGGTCTTCTTCAGGAACTAGGAATTATCGATATCATGATTCGTTCATTTGAAAACTCGCTTAAGAAAACAGGCCATCTGATTGCAGCAACGGCTGCGTCAGGGCTGGGAGTGAACCTTTTGACAGGGGAAATGTATCTTTCTATCATTCTGCCGGGGCAGGCCTTTAAAAAGCACTTTGAAAAAAACGGGGTCCCGTTAATAAATCTTACAAGAACGATGGAGGATGCGGGTACACTGATCAATCCTCTCGTTCCGTGGAGTGTGAGCGGTGCCTTTTTCGCAGCTACCCTCGGAGTATCTGCTCTTGATTACATCCCGTTCGCCTTTTTACTGTACTTGTCACCGCTGTTTACTCTGTTTTACGGGTACACAGGAATTGGATTAGCCAAGAAAAAAGATGATGCAAAAACACTATCTAAAGCTTCATAA
- a CDS encoding spore germination protein produces MGCMVNIYYLKINSLASNSSLNLGSTFHNSHTANTKSTGDNSSVGDHSPAEAMMKNMVFDPDVNDQNEYGNADTSVANQP; encoded by the coding sequence ATGGGGTGCATGGTTAATATTTACTATCTGAAGATAAATAGTCTGGCGAGCAACAGTTCATTGAATCTGGGATCAACCTTTCATAATAGCCATACAGCAAATACAAAATCTACAGGCGACAATAGTTCTGTTGGAGATCATTCACCAGCAGAAGCCATGATGAAAAACATGGTCTTTGATCCGGATGTTAATGATCAAAATGAATACGGAAATGCAGATACTTCGGTTGCAAACCAGCCTTAA
- a CDS encoding spore germination protein has translation MPYLFNIFNIKTNGVTMNGNIDIGPTVHNSHTANTKSVGSTISLGDFSPSTGFMVNSNIDPDISDQGQVANPSAPVTNQP, from the coding sequence ATGCCATATTTGTTTAATATTTTTAATATCAAAACGAATGGTGTGACCATGAACGGTAACATAGATATCGGCCCGACCGTCCATAACAGCCATACAGCCAATACAAAGTCAGTTGGTTCTACGATCTCTCTTGGAGACTTTTCTCCGTCAACTGGATTTATGGTGAACAGCAACATCGATCCGGATATCAGCGACCAAGGCCAGGTAGCGAACCCGTCCGCTCCAGTCACTAACCAGCCTTAA